The Triticum aestivum cultivar Chinese Spring chromosome 7B, IWGSC CS RefSeq v2.1, whole genome shotgun sequence genome window below encodes:
- the LOC123158450 gene encoding receptor-like kinase TMK3, whose protein sequence is MDYASSETTVMPLDLLREITNDFSEERRIGSGSYGKVYLGVHQHGKRIAVKILYDMPGIDDEQFQNEFNNLTRLRQQNIVRLVGYCHNIQEVQVEYKAKLVLAEKTHRALCLEYMSNGSLDKYLSDECDRYDWQTGYGIIKGICQGLKYLHNELKPPVYHLDLKPANVLLDENMVARIADFGMSRLFRDEKTRATNSSLGTIGYLPPEYICNNLISDKFDIFSLGVVIIKIMAGHAGYFNSANMSSQEFSNVVQLIWTNRLLETSNLRKAYSEQIIKDDDLEELRELSSIDYKMVCHDGHEGSIATVTEYMVNGSLRTALWKNSKSLGRHKRLIIAMDAAFGMEYLHHKNIVHFDLKSDNLHVNLTDPLRPICKQIIGYVCTSFYLKSMPWIAFQKIGD, encoded by the exons ATGGATTATGCAAGTTCAGAGACAACAGTTATGCCGCTAGATTTATTACGAGAAATTACTAATGATTTCTCCGAGGAGCGTAGGATTGGTAGCGGTTCCTATGGAAAGGTTTACCTG GGAGTGCATCAACATGGCAAAAGGATTGCTGTGAAGATACTCTATGACATGCCAGGAATTGATGATGAGCAGTTTCAGAATGAGTTTAACAATCTTACAAGGCTCAGACAACAAAATATTGTGCGATTAGTTGGCTATTGCCACAATATTCAGGAAGTACAAGTAGAGTACAAAGCTAAATTGGTTCTTGCTGAAAAGACACATAGAGCGCTCTGCTTGGAGTATATGTCTAATGGAAGCCTTGACAAGTATCTTTCTG ATGAGTGTGATAGATATGATTGGCAGACAGGCTATGGAATAATTAAGGGGATTTGCCAGGGTCTGAAATACCTCCACAATGAATTAAAACCTCCTGTTTATCATTTGGATTTAAAACCAGCCAATGTATTACTAGATGAGAACATGGTTGCCAGAATCGCAGATTTTGGGATGTCAAGGCTCTTCAGAGATGAAAAAACACGAGCTACAAATAGTTCTTTAGGAACAAT TGGGTATTTACCGCCGGAATACATTTGCAATAATTTAATCTCAGATAAGTTCGACATATTCAGCTTGGGTGTTGTAATCATAAAGATAATGGCAGGACATGCGGGCTACTTCAATAGCGCTAACATGTCTTCCCAGGAATTCAGCAATGTT GTGCAGTTAATCTGGACAAATAGGCTACTTGAAACATCAAACCTGAGGAAGGCATATTCCGAACAA ATTATAAAGGACGATGATCTCGAAGAGCTCCGAGAGCTCAGTTCTATTGATTATAAAATGGTATGTCATG ATGGACATGAGGGGTCCATTGCCACAGTTACAGAATACATGGTTAATGGCTCACTTAGGACGGCTTTGTGGAAGAATTCCAA GAGCCTTGGCCGACACAAGAGATTAATTATAGCCATGGATGCAGCTTTTGGAATGGAGTACTTGCATCACAAAAACATAGTGCACTTTGACCTCAAAAGTGACAATTTACATGTTAATTTAACGGATCCACTACGCCCAATATGCAAG CAAATCATTGGATATGTTTGTACATCCTTTTATCTCAAGTCGATGCCATGGATCGCGTTCCAGAAAATTGGTGACTAG
- the LOC123158449 gene encoding receptor-like kinase TMK3 has translation MDYASSETTVMPLDLLREITNDFSEERRIGSGSYGKVYLGVHQHGKRIAVKILYDMPGIDDEQFQNEFNNLTRLRQQNIVRLVGYCHNIQEVQVEYKAKLVLAEKTHRALCLEYMSNGSLDKYLSDECDRYDWQTGYGIIKGICQGLKYLHNELKPPVYHLDLKPANVLLDENMVARIADFGMSRLFRDEKTRATNSSLGTIGYLPPEYICNNLISNKFDIFSLGVVIIKIMAGHAGYFNSANMSSQEFSNVVQLIWTNRLLETSNLRKAYSEQIIKDDDLEELRELSSIDYKMVCHDGHEGSIATVTEYMVNGSLRTALWKNSKSLGRHKRLIIAMDAAFGMEYLHHKNIVHFDLKSDNLHVNLTDPLRPICKQIIGYVCTSFYLKSMPWIAFQKIGD, from the exons ATGGATTATGCAAGTTCAGAGACAACAGTTATGCCGCTAGATTTATTACGAGAAATTACTAATGATTTCTCCGAGGAGCGTAGGATTGGTAGCGGTTCCTATGGAAAGGTTTACCTG GGAGTGCATCAACATGGCAAAAGGATTGCTGTGAAGATACTCTATGACATGCCAGGAATTGATGATGAGCAGTTTCAGAATGAGTTTAACAATCTTACAAGGCTCAGACAACAAAATATTGTGCGATTAGTTGGCTATTGCCACAATATTCAGGAAGTACAAGTAGAGTACAAAGCTAAATTGGTTCTTGCTGAAAAGACACATAGAGCGCTCTGCTTGGAGTATATGTCTAATGGAAGCCTTGACAAGTATCTTTCTG ATGAGTGTGATAGATATGATTGGCAGACAGGCTATGGAATAATTAAGGGGATTTGCCAGGGTCTGAAATACCTCCACAATGAATTAAAACCTCCTGTTTATCATTTGGATTTAAAACCAGCCAATGTATTACTAGATGAGAACATGGTTGCCAGAATCGCAGATTTTGGGATGTCAAGGCTCTTCAGAGATGAAAAAACACGAGCTACAAATAGTTCTTTAGGAACAAT TGGGTATTTACCGCCGGAATACATTTGCAATAATTTAATCTCAAATAAGTTCGACATATTCAGCTTGGGTGTTGTAATCATAAAGATAATGGCAGGACATGCGGGCTACTTCAATAGCGCTAACATGTCTTCCCAGGAATTCAGCAATGTT GTGCAGTTAATCTGGACAAATAGGCTACTTGAAACATCAAACCTGAGGAAGGCATATTCCGAACAA ATTATAAAGGACGATGATCTCGAAGAGCTCCGAGAGCTCAGTTCTATTGATTATAAAATGGTATGTCATG ATGGACATGAGGGGTCCATTGCCACAGTTACAGAATACATGGTTAATGGCTCACTTAGGACGGCTTTGTGGAAGAATTCCAA GAGCCTTGGCCGACACAAGAGATTAATTATAGCCATGGATGCAGCTTTTGGAATGGAGTACTTGCATCACAAAAACATAGTGCACTTTGACCTCAAAAGTGACAATTTACATGTTAATTTAACGGATCCACTACGCCCAATATGCAAG CAAATCATTGGATATGTTTGTACATCCTTTTATCTCAAGTCGATGCCATGGATCGCGTTCCAGAAAATTGGTGACTAG